The segment CCAGGTCCGCGACCCAGTCGTGATGTCCGCGTCGATCATCATGATGGGCGCCGTGCTCGGCTTCTTCCTGTGGAATTTCCCGGCCGGCCTGATCTTTCTCGGCGACGGCGGCGCGTATTTCATCGGCTTCATGCTCGCGGAGCTCGCGATCCTGCTCGTGATGCGCAATCGCGAGGTGTCCGCGTGGTACCCGGTGCTGCTGTTCATGTACCCGATCTTCGAGACCTGCTTCTCGATCTACCGGAAGAAATTCATCCGCGGGATGTCACCCGGCATTCCGGACGGCGTGCACCTGCACATGCTCGTGTACAAGCGGCTGATGCGCTGGGCCGTCGGCACGAAGCACGCGCACGACCTGACGCGCCGCAATTCGCTGACGTCGCCGTACCTGTGGCTGCTATGCCTCGTCGCGGTGATACCCGCGACGCTGTTCTGGCGGCACACGGTGCACCTGTTCGTGTTCGTCGTGCTGTTCGCGCTGACCTACGTGTGGCTGTACCTCAGCATCGTGCGGTTCAGGGCGCCGAGATGGATGGTGGTGAGGAAGGCACGGCGCGGGCATTGAGCGGCCTGTCGCCAACCGAAGCCGGCGGTTTCCGGCGCCTCAAGGCCCGCCCACGCAACGAGCGGAACACTAGCTTCCCGTAGTATTGGTGCTCCAGTGCGGCACTTGCGTATAGATCACGACGTTGCCGTCGTCCTGAACGTAGGTGACTGCACCCGGATTTCCACCGGTGTTGGAATACCAGAGCGGCGTGTGCGTCGAACTGTAGACGACCAGATTGCCATCCGTTTGCATCGTGGCATAGGCGCCCGCATGACCGTACGTACCGGAATTCCACTGCGGAACGCCTTGGCGAAGCAGCACCAAATTGCCGTCGCCCTGCATGACCAGCACGTTTGCGCCGTTGCCTGAAGTAAAGCCTTGGCCGCTGCTGATGGTGACGCCGCCTTTCCAGACGGCAGGGCCGCTCGAGGAGTTGACGTATCCCGTCGTAGCGGTCGCGGTGGAAAATACCGGGATAGCCGATTCGTAGATCACCATGTTGCCGTCGTCCTGAACGGCCAGGTATTGAGCATGAGACGTGCCATTGGTCGACGAGAACCAGAGCGCCTTGCCACTCGCGCTGTAGACCACAAAGTTGCCATCGGTCTGGAAGGCCGCATAGGCGCCGGCATTTCCGGAAGCTCTGGAATTCCACACCGCAACGCCATTGGTCGTGTTGTAAAGCACGAGGTTGCCGTCGTATTGCATGGCGAGTTCATGGTTCCTGGACGGCGAATACAGCGTTTGCCCCGGGTTGAGTGTTGTACCTTCATTCACGACACCGCCGTAGATGGGAGACGTTGGAGCGCATATTGCGGAATGCAGGACGCTTATGTTCGGCGAGCCCCAGCCGGTGACAAAGTCCCATCCCGGACCGGCGCTGTATGCGCCGTTCGACCCGTAGGTGACATCGCGAAAGATGGCCGGAGTTGTTGCTTGAACGCTGTATAAGGTGGGCGCAGCGAATCCCGGGGCCGTCGCGCAAGAGCCGGAGAGCATGCGCGCCCAGGTTGCCGCAAACAGCGGCGCGGCCAGACTTGTCCCTCCCACGGTCAGCAGTTGTCCACCGGCAATGACCAGCGCACCGCTGTCGGGATCGGCATCAAACGCTAGATCCGGGACGCCCCGATAGGCCCGCCCATTGAGCTGGGATAGGTTCGACTGCCAAGCGGGAATGGGCTCCACGACGCTGATGCCACCACCGCTGTAGTCCCAGGCCGTCTCGCCGGCGAAGCTTCCATTCGCGTTCGTGTACAGGCTTGTGCCGCCCACGGCTACGACATAGGGAGAGCTTGCCGGGTATTCCACCGAGGTGCCGGAACAGCCGTAGGCAACGCTGCCTGAATCCCCCGAACTGACCGAGAAAGTCTGTCCTTGCGCTACGGCGAGTTTGAGCAGCAGATCGATTGACGTCGTTGGTGCCTGGTTCTCGCATCCGCCAATCGACATGTTGATGACCCGGGCGGTATTGTTTGCCACCGCCAGATTGATGGCGGAAGCCATATCGATCCACGCGAAGGATGACGCAACGTAGAAATCG is part of the Burkholderia pyrrocinia genome and harbors:
- a CDS encoding MraY family glycosyltransferase — translated: MLSFASGFIVSLLVTLFIVRYAHLHEKFSIDSDLAGVQKFHVRPVPRVGGIGILAGVVIAALVLSRHYPTISGSILGIAACGLPAFLSGLVEDLTKRVSPRARLLCTMGAAALAFWLLGIKVTRISVPPLDFLLHYVVISAFVTVLAVAALANAINIIDGFNGLASMVSFMMFASLAYVAFQVRDPVVMSASIIMMGAVLGFFLWNFPAGLIFLGDGGAYFIGFMLAELAILLVMRNREVSAWYPVLLFMYPIFETCFSIYRKKFIRGMSPGIPDGVHLHMLVYKRLMRWAVGTKHAHDLTRRNSLTSPYLWLLCLVAVIPATLFWRHTVHLFVFVVLFALTYVWLYLSIVRFRAPRWMVVRKARRGH
- a CDS encoding protease pro-enzyme activation domain-containing protein, with product MKTEHIARSVIAALAVFALASCGGGDSPTAVTAQAYKLSELRAAGNVVGLAPLSATTPVHVALVLKLNNEAALDRFLQQARTRGSANFGAVLTSVQVAAQYAPTAGQVSTVKAYLRSNGFTNITAAGNNMIVEADAPANVVSGVFRTTLVPVAMADGSRTHVNLTAETVPDAISGVVQSVLGLDTATRLHPHSVRASLTGGAHNASAPSTAAITVGHNPTAFPGIYSVGSAPTAGNITVGIIAEGNLTQPLIDLTTFENNNQLPAVPVSVINAGIPSADTSANVEWSLDSQSIVGMSGGLKQLDFYVASSFAWIDMASAINLAVANNTARVINMSIGGCENQAPTTSIDLLLKLAVAQGQTFSVSSGDSGSVAYGCSGTSVEYPASSPYVVAVGGTSLYTNANGSFAGETAWDYSGGGISVVEPIPAWQSNLSQLNGRAYRGVPDLAFDADPDSGALVIAGGQLLTVGGTSLAAPLFAATWARMLSGSCATAPGFAAPTLYSVQATTPAIFRDVTYGSNGAYSAGPGWDFVTGWGSPNISVLHSAICAPTSPIYGGVVNEGTTLNPGQTLYSPSRNHELAMQYDGNLVLYNTTNGVAVWNSRASGNAGAYAAFQTDGNFVVYSASGKALWFSSTNGTSHAQYLAVQDDGNMVIYESAIPVFSTATATTGYVNSSSGPAVWKGGVTISSGQGFTSGNGANVLVMQGDGNLVLLRQGVPQWNSGTYGHAGAYATMQTDGNLVVYSSTHTPLWYSNTGGNPGAVTYVQDDGNVVIYTQVPHWSTNTTGS